From the Desulfovibrio sp. JY genome, one window contains:
- a CDS encoding HNH endonuclease, whose amino-acid sequence MRKHSSNVRGGAFDEGTKQQVWSKGKIVQGNSPAEYRKDTCGAWMRYSDYGNTGSSRGWEIDHIKPVAQGGSDDLSNLQPLYWENNRGKSDNWPQWSCSFTAV is encoded by the coding sequence ATGAGAAAACACAGTAGTAATGTCAGGGGTGGGGCCTTCGACGAAGGCACCAAACAACAAGTTTGGAGTAAGGGCAAGATTGTCCAGGGTAATTCCCCGGCCGAGTACCGGAAAGATACCTGTGGAGCCTGGATGCGGTACTCCGATTATGGAAACACGGGTAGCAGCCGTGGCTGGGAAATCGACCACATCAAACCCGTAGCTCAGGGCGGCTCTGACGATCTGAGTAACCTTCAGCCCCTCTACTGGGAAAATAATCGCGGCAAAAGTGATAATTGGCCCCAGTGGAGCTGTTCGTTTACGGCTGTGTAG
- a CDS encoding protein-export chaperone SecB, protein MTQQSKFPPPLRLISHFYTEFRYKANPETSPEKLENGEAYEMDTVTLRGGVGDVSEDLLKFQVTLQISSPYPEKEKAWDFYLEVVGIFEIAAAYPKDKWESLKTNFAPSMLYGAAREYLCTVTSRGPYAPVYLPTIHIPPQPIVKEENAQIKESKDNIKIKQKKRKKVSPTSDDT, encoded by the coding sequence ATGACTCAGCAAAGTAAATTCCCACCACCGCTCCGCCTTATTTCGCATTTTTATACCGAATTTCGCTATAAAGCGAATCCTGAAACCTCTCCAGAAAAATTGGAGAATGGTGAAGCGTATGAGATGGATACTGTCACACTCCGAGGTGGTGTAGGTGATGTGTCGGAGGACCTGTTAAAGTTTCAAGTAACATTGCAAATATCTTCTCCCTATCCAGAGAAAGAAAAGGCTTGGGACTTTTATCTTGAAGTTGTTGGCATTTTTGAGATAGCAGCAGCTTATCCTAAGGATAAATGGGAGTCCCTTAAAACAAATTTTGCCCCCTCCATGCTTTACGGTGCTGCTAGGGAGTATTTATGTACTGTTACTTCACGAGGGCCATATGCTCCAGTTTATTTGCCGACAATCCATATTCCACCTCAGCCAATAGTCAAAGAGGAGAATGCTCAAATAAAAGAATCCAAGGATAATATAAAAATCAAACAGAAAAAACGAAAAAAAGTATCGCCCACTTCCGACGATACTTAG
- a CDS encoding helix-turn-helix transcriptional regulator: MKSCLINNVEYSGCFVEFVSQISSEDWSYYDYIDNISDQIYLIMKQTNVSKAELSRRLGTSKPFVTKVLSGQANLTMKTLIKILHALGYKPETRIVPIDSIGKWTYTSKQRKPSTWKAIHPEGTVSNVHYEKNNNKALVA, translated from the coding sequence ATGAAATCTTGCCTCATAAATAATGTTGAATATAGCGGGTGTTTTGTTGAGTTTGTTTCTCAAATTAGTTCTGAAGACTGGTCGTATTATGATTATATTGATAATATCTCGGATCAAATTTATTTAATTATGAAACAGACCAATGTAAGCAAAGCAGAACTGTCGAGACGGCTTGGGACTAGTAAGCCTTTTGTTACGAAAGTCCTTTCTGGACAGGCTAATTTGACCATGAAAACCCTCATCAAGATCCTCCATGCACTAGGTTATAAACCAGAGACACGGATTGTTCCCATAGACAGCATTGGAAAATGGACCTACACATCAAAACAACGTAAGCCTTCGACCTGGAAAGCTATACATCCTGAGGGCACAGTATCTAACGTTCATTATGAAAAAAACAACAATAAGGCATTAGTGGCTTAG
- a CDS encoding type II toxin-antitoxin system RelE/ParE family toxin — protein MPVMTILEAQGRAVLYWFEKAPDEIKGPLLRCPGIKEQERTLAIRFIKHFLTLGEFPRNEGKFKHYGDEGYYAIKAGKQLRLPGIYLDKDKTIFVVVNCFRKKRDRWPKSEVKRAQRLVELCVKELV, from the coding sequence ATGCCGGTTATGACCATACTAGAAGCGCAGGGGCGGGCGGTCCTCTACTGGTTTGAAAAGGCGCCGGACGAAATCAAGGGTCCTCTGCTGCGTTGCCCTGGTATAAAAGAGCAGGAACGCACTTTGGCTATTCGGTTCATTAAACACTTCTTGACTTTAGGCGAATTTCCTCGGAACGAAGGAAAATTTAAACATTACGGCGACGAAGGCTATTATGCTATCAAAGCAGGAAAACAACTCCGTCTGCCTGGTATATATCTCGATAAAGACAAAACTATTTTTGTGGTTGTTAATTGCTTTAGAAAAAAACGTGACCGTTGGCCAAAGTCGGAGGTAAAAAGAGCACAAAGGCTCGTCGAGCTTTGCGTGAAGGAGTTGGTGTAA
- a CDS encoding helix-turn-helix domain-containing protein, giving the protein MNSDDNQKFATRLRELIQVLRVKDVEFAQHGGVTKQTLSGYLTGKREPSRSTLANWVNVFHLNGTWLLTGEGNIFQNEASSEQIAVPAEETSPNLSPAQREMLTYKRLQTELGTPKERIADGLDAIVMGKTLRTKSIYKTAEPPADPGYHNLHEPGADFGKDI; this is encoded by the coding sequence ATGAATTCCGACGACAATCAAAAGTTCGCGACACGGCTACGCGAGTTAATTCAAGTCCTTAGAGTTAAGGACGTGGAATTTGCGCAGCATGGCGGAGTTACTAAACAAACGCTCAGCGGCTATTTGACGGGAAAGAGGGAACCTTCCCGGAGTACATTAGCGAACTGGGTCAACGTTTTTCATCTCAATGGGACTTGGCTTTTGACGGGTGAAGGCAACATCTTTCAGAACGAAGCATCCTCTGAACAGATAGCCGTACCTGCTGAAGAAACTTCGCCAAACCTATCCCCTGCTCAGCGGGAGATGCTCACCTACAAGCGGCTTCAAACCGAGCTGGGTACCCCGAAAGAGCGAATAGCTGATGGCCTTGATGCCATCGTGATGGGGAAGACTCTCCGCACTAAAAGCATCTACAAGACCGCCGAGCCTCCGGCCGATCCTGGATATCATAACCTCCATGAGCCCGGGGCTGACTTCGGGAAAGACATCTAA
- a CDS encoding helix-turn-helix domain-containing protein, which produces MQFCEPVHTITPTRQDRCRAWLVERRIVFKELAADAGMSKTTLSNIIAGRRATPDHIRKLIALGVPAELLPEPRKPGKPGPKPKTDHPAL; this is translated from the coding sequence ATGCAATTCTGTGAACCTGTTCACACAATTACCCCCACCCGTCAAGATAGGTGCCGCGCCTGGCTCGTGGAGCGGCGCATTGTTTTCAAGGAACTGGCCGCGGACGCCGGTATGTCCAAAACCACGCTGTCCAACATCATCGCCGGACGCCGGGCCACACCCGACCATATCCGAAAACTGATCGCACTCGGCGTGCCGGCCGAGCTGTTGCCCGAGCCGCGCAAGCCCGGAAAGCCAGGCCCCAAGCCCAAAACCGACCACCCGGCCCTGTAG